ATTGAAAAATTTTTGTATTTTTTCTTTACATTGCGGAAGATTCATTATATTCTCTTAACTTGCTTATTCCCCTGAAAAATCTGAATACTTCCAGTAAAGTTTAACAATCATGAATTTAGCGCAATTCAACAGGCGATCGCTCTCTTAGTCAATCAACTTTTATCACAAACCTCTTTATTTTAGACACACTTCTACATATTTAGAAACACAATCCACTTCTATCAGTGTGTTTTCTGTGATAATTCCAACTTTAGTTGTAACGCTTGTGCTAGAGCAAGCAATGTACCGAAAATCAAAAATGACTTGAAGCGAAATAAACACTGAAAACTCTTTATATATCAAGTAAAACAGCTTACTGTGATATCTGGATGTCGCAAAGCCAAAATTTAGGTTAAATGGCACTTTTCGTTGCCATTTAACGTCCATTCTCATCAAGTCAGTAGTAAAGTTTAGTTAAGAACAATAACACCCAGTTATTTAGATAAAAGACTTATATCTGTCAGAGGAGCCTAACAATGCGACGTTTACTTTCGGCTTTAGCCGTGACTGGCTGTTTGGTGACTGGGCTGCCAGCCGTCACCTTGGCACAGAGCTTACCAGGATTTACACTGTTTAGCGGAATTGAAGGCAAAAATCAGCTACCCTTCCGGTTAGATTTTGGCGGTCAAACAAATGGATGGGATCGCTATAATCTAAGAATTCCCGCCAAAAAGATGAAATTGGCAGCGGCTCAATTCGTCATTCAGTATCCAAATTATTATAAAGGGACTTTTGACGCCAAAAAGATTAACGTACTCGTCAATAACAAAAAAGTTGCCGTATCTGAGGTGAAGTGGGATAAAGAAGGACGGGTAATTGAAATCTTCCCAGAAGAGCCAGTTCCCGCAGGTACTAACGTTGTCTTGGAATTGTCTAACGTCCAAAACCCAGCTTTTGGCGGCACATTTTACTTTAATTGTCAAGTACTCTCCCCAGGCGATGTGCCACTATTGCGTTATCTAGGAACCTGGATTATCAACGTTAGTTAGGGGACCAGATAGTGGTTAGTGGTTAGTGGATAACTCTTAAGCGTCAACCGTCAACCAACAACTAACCACTAACAATCCCCATTATGTGGTAAAATACCAGATTGTGACTTTTTATAGAAGCCTAAGAGGAGAACAGTATGCAGAGAACTTTGGGTGGCACTTGCCGTAAGAGAAAAAGAACTTCTGGATTTCGTGCCAGGATGCGGACACCGGATGGAAGAAACGTGATCCGGGCTAGGAGACAAAAGGGGCGTCATCGTTTGAGCGTTTAGGGTATTTAAAGGCGATCGCATTTATCTGTGGCTTTACCTAAAGCAAATCGGCTAAAATCACGCAAAGATTTCCAGGCAGTCTTCCGAGAAGGAACTCGTCGTCATGGTTCTTATTTAACATTGAGAGCCTTACGACCGTCATCTTCAAGAGTGCCTTC
Above is a genomic segment from Tolypothrix sp. NIES-4075 containing:
- a CDS encoding DUF2808 domain-containing protein, producing MRRLLSALAVTGCLVTGLPAVTLAQSLPGFTLFSGIEGKNQLPFRLDFGGQTNGWDRYNLRIPAKKMKLAAAQFVIQYPNYYKGTFDAKKINVLVNNKKVAVSEVKWDKEGRVIEIFPEEPVPAGTNVVLELSNVQNPAFGGTFYFNCQVLSPGDVPLLRYLGTWIINVS
- the rpmH gene encoding 50S ribosomal protein L34; its protein translation is MQRTLGGTCRKRKRTSGFRARMRTPDGRNVIRARRQKGRHRLSV